One genomic window of Geoanaerobacter pelophilus includes the following:
- a CDS encoding efflux RND transporter periplasmic adaptor subunit, with product MRRTPTILLCFLAFLCCTACSAKKEKPKAKPAVPVKVAQAVQKNVPVQVKAIGNIEAYTTVAIKSQVSGQIARVHFTEGSDVDKGALLVSIDPEPFQAALNQCEATLAKDQAQARFAADQAKRYEGLLKDGIVTHDQYDQLRANAESMAATVVADRAAVRNAKIQLGYCSIRSPIAGRTGTVTLQPGNLVKANDLAIVTVNQLTPIYVTFSLPEKRLAEIKRAMAAGQLKVEAVIPNEPGSTEAGTISFLDNAVNPATGTIKLKGVFANKSRKLWPGQFTDVMITLGTRQNAVVVPTQAIQTSQQGEFIYVVKQDNKVEMRQVTSTLALGAETVVEKGVAPGETIVIDGQLRLTPGATVESKEKAAAKGKKE from the coding sequence ATGAGGCGAACGCCAACAATCCTGCTCTGTTTCCTAGCATTTCTTTGCTGTACCGCCTGCAGTGCCAAAAAAGAGAAGCCCAAGGCAAAACCGGCTGTACCGGTCAAGGTGGCGCAGGCGGTACAGAAAAATGTGCCGGTCCAGGTCAAGGCCATCGGCAACATCGAGGCGTACACCACTGTTGCCATCAAGTCGCAGGTGAGCGGCCAGATAGCACGGGTCCATTTCACGGAAGGAAGCGACGTCGACAAGGGAGCCTTGCTGGTCAGTATCGATCCGGAACCGTTCCAGGCGGCGCTGAACCAATGCGAGGCAACCCTGGCCAAGGACCAGGCCCAGGCGCGATTCGCGGCAGACCAGGCAAAGCGCTACGAAGGGCTGCTCAAGGACGGCATCGTCACCCATGACCAGTATGACCAGTTGCGGGCCAACGCCGAGTCAATGGCAGCCACCGTGGTTGCCGATCGCGCCGCCGTCAGGAACGCCAAGATCCAGCTCGGCTACTGTTCCATCCGCTCACCCATCGCCGGCCGCACCGGCACCGTGACCCTGCAACCGGGCAACCTGGTGAAGGCCAACGACCTGGCGATTGTAACAGTCAACCAACTGACACCGATCTATGTCACCTTCTCCCTCCCGGAAAAGCGGCTTGCGGAAATCAAGCGTGCCATGGCTGCCGGTCAGTTGAAGGTCGAGGCCGTTATCCCCAATGAACCTGGGAGCACCGAAGCCGGCACCATCAGTTTCCTGGACAACGCCGTAAATCCGGCCACCGGCACCATCAAGCTCAAGGGTGTTTTTGCCAACAAATCGCGCAAGCTCTGGCCCGGCCAGTTCACCGACGTGATGATAACGCTCGGCACCCGTCAGAATGCCGTGGTTGTCCCGACCCAGGCCATCCAGACCAGCCAGCAGGGCGAGTTTATCTATGTGGTCAAACAGGACAACAAGGTGGAGATGCGCCAGGTGACATCGACACTGGCATTGGGAGCTGAAACGGTTGTCGAAAAAGGGGTGGCACCGGGTGAAACCATAGTGATCGACGGCCAGCTCCGCCTGACCCCAGGCGCCACAGTGGAATCGAAAGAGAAGGCAGCGGCTAAAGGGAAGAAAGAGTGA
- a CDS encoding efflux RND transporter permease subunit, which translates to MNIADLFIRRPIMTSLIMIAIFIFGVVSYRLLPVNDLPNVDFPTIQVNANLPGANPDTMAAAVATPLENQLSTIAGVDSMTSTNGVGTTRITLQFNLDRDIDAAAQDVQAAISLAVRSLPKDMPAPPSFRKVNPADQPVLYLALSSPSLPLSSVDEYAQTLIARRISTISGVAQVNVFGSQKYAVRAQLDPKALASRQIGIDEVATAIDAANANLPTGTLDGTKQSYTIEASGQLFKAADYRKTVVAYRDGSPVRLEELGRVLDTVENTKVASWYNGTRAIVLAVYRQPGTNTIEVVDNVKKLLPSFRSQIPASVGLNVLYDRSLLIRESMHDVKFTLILTIGLVIMVIFLFLRNLSATVIPSLALPMSIVGTFTVMHLLGFSLNNISMMALTLAVGYVVDDAIVMLENIVRHMEQGESAMEAAFKGSKEIGFTIVSMTISLVAVFIPVLFMGGILGRLLHEFAITISAAILVSCLVSLTLTPMLCSRFLKPHGAERHGRLFMMMERFFDGMLHMYDSSLKQVLQYRRATMVVTLLITLMTVWLFMTVPMGFLPTEDTGRLNADTETAQGTSFADMKLHQEAVAAIIAKDPNVDGFMSTIGGGNRGSNAGSLFIRLKPRDQRTLSAEEVIQELRPKLAKVPGIRTFLKNIPSIQIGGTSSKSQYQFTLQGQDTEELYRSATELETKLREIPELLDVTSDLQISNPQVHVEINRDKVAALGLSVMQVEDALAYAYGSRQVSSIFAPTNQYQVILELDPLYQGDPAALGMLYIHAKTGQLVPLETIATITKTIGPLAVNHLGQLPAVTISFNLRPGVALGDAMKLVDKLADATLPQTISTSFQGTAQAFKSSFSGLWMLLAMAIFVIYVVLGVLYESYIHPITILSGLPAAGFGALITLMLFKCDLNIYGFVGIIMLIGIVKKNAIMMIDFALEAERESGKQPLDAIYEGAIVRFRPIMMTTMAALMGTLPIAIGYGAGGESRQPLGLAVVGGLITSQLLTLYITPVVYYYMDRLLHKVRPRKVVVTD; encoded by the coding sequence GTGAACATAGCGGACCTCTTCATCCGCCGACCGATCATGACCTCGCTGATCATGATCGCCATCTTCATCTTCGGGGTGGTTTCCTATCGCCTGCTGCCGGTGAACGATCTCCCCAATGTCGATTTCCCGACCATCCAGGTCAACGCCAACCTCCCCGGCGCCAACCCCGACACCATGGCCGCGGCGGTTGCCACCCCGCTGGAGAATCAGCTCTCCACCATTGCCGGGGTCGATTCCATGACCTCTACCAACGGCGTCGGCACCACCAGAATTACCCTGCAATTCAACCTGGACCGGGATATCGATGCGGCAGCCCAGGATGTCCAGGCAGCCATCTCCCTGGCGGTCCGCAGCCTGCCGAAAGACATGCCGGCCCCGCCGTCGTTCCGCAAGGTCAACCCGGCAGACCAGCCGGTGCTCTATCTGGCGCTCAGCTCTCCATCCCTGCCGCTCTCCTCTGTTGACGAATATGCCCAGACTCTGATCGCCCGCCGCATCTCCACCATCAGCGGCGTAGCCCAGGTCAATGTGTTCGGTTCGCAGAAATATGCCGTGCGGGCCCAACTCGACCCGAAGGCGCTGGCCTCCAGGCAGATCGGCATCGATGAGGTGGCGACCGCCATTGACGCGGCCAATGCCAACCTGCCAACCGGCACCCTGGACGGGACCAAACAGTCCTATACCATTGAAGCCAGCGGCCAGTTGTTCAAGGCTGCTGATTACCGGAAGACGGTTGTGGCTTACCGGGACGGCTCCCCGGTACGATTGGAAGAGCTGGGACGTGTTCTCGACACTGTCGAGAACACCAAGGTCGCCAGTTGGTACAACGGCACCCGCGCTATTGTTCTGGCTGTTTACCGCCAGCCTGGCACCAACACCATCGAGGTCGTGGATAACGTCAAAAAGCTGTTGCCCAGTTTCCGCAGCCAGATACCTGCTTCGGTTGGGCTGAACGTGCTTTATGACCGGTCCCTCCTGATCCGCGAATCCATGCATGACGTCAAGTTCACCCTGATTCTGACCATCGGTCTGGTCATCATGGTGATCTTCCTCTTCCTGCGCAACCTCTCCGCCACAGTGATCCCGTCACTGGCCCTGCCGATGTCCATTGTGGGCACCTTTACGGTTATGCACCTCCTCGGGTTCTCCCTCAATAACATCTCCATGATGGCCCTGACCCTGGCGGTAGGTTATGTGGTAGACGATGCCATTGTCATGCTGGAGAACATCGTCAGGCACATGGAACAGGGAGAAAGCGCCATGGAGGCCGCCTTCAAGGGGTCCAAGGAGATCGGCTTCACCATCGTTTCCATGACCATCTCGCTGGTAGCGGTCTTTATTCCGGTTCTGTTCATGGGAGGAATCCTCGGCCGCCTGCTCCACGAATTCGCCATCACCATCAGCGCGGCGATTCTGGTCTCCTGTTTAGTTTCCTTGACCCTGACCCCGATGCTCTGCAGCCGCTTTCTGAAGCCGCATGGAGCAGAGCGGCATGGCCGTCTGTTCATGATGATGGAACGGTTCTTCGACGGTATGCTGCATATGTACGACAGCTCACTCAAGCAGGTACTTCAGTATCGCCGGGCGACCATGGTTGTGACACTGCTGATCACCCTGATGACCGTCTGGCTCTTCATGACGGTTCCCATGGGCTTCCTGCCGACCGAGGACACCGGCCGGCTCAACGCCGACACCGAGACGGCTCAGGGGACCTCTTTCGCCGACATGAAACTTCATCAGGAGGCAGTGGCAGCCATCATCGCCAAGGACCCTAATGTCGACGGGTTCATGTCGACCATCGGCGGCGGAAACCGTGGCAGCAATGCCGGAAGCCTGTTCATCCGGCTCAAACCGCGCGATCAACGCACGCTCTCCGCCGAAGAGGTTATTCAGGAGCTCCGCCCGAAACTGGCCAAGGTTCCAGGGATTCGCACATTCCTGAAAAACATTCCCTCGATCCAGATCGGCGGCACCAGTTCCAAGAGCCAGTACCAGTTCACCCTGCAAGGCCAGGATACCGAGGAGCTGTACCGCTCCGCCACTGAGTTGGAAACCAAACTGCGGGAGATCCCGGAACTGCTCGATGTGACCAGCGATCTGCAGATCAGCAATCCGCAAGTGCACGTCGAGATCAACCGGGACAAAGTGGCGGCCCTGGGGCTCTCCGTGATGCAGGTCGAGGATGCCCTGGCCTATGCCTACGGATCGCGCCAGGTCTCCTCGATCTTTGCCCCGACCAACCAGTATCAGGTGATCCTGGAGCTGGACCCGCTCTACCAGGGTGATCCGGCAGCACTCGGGATGCTTTACATCCATGCCAAAACCGGCCAGCTGGTGCCGCTGGAAACCATTGCCACCATTACCAAGACCATCGGTCCACTGGCGGTCAACCATCTGGGGCAGTTGCCGGCAGTGACGATCTCGTTCAACCTCCGCCCCGGCGTCGCCTTGGGAGATGCCATGAAGCTGGTGGACAAGCTGGCCGACGCCACCCTGCCCCAGACAATCAGCACCAGTTTCCAGGGGACGGCCCAGGCCTTCAAATCCTCGTTCAGCGGGCTCTGGATGCTGCTGGCCATGGCGATCTTCGTCATCTACGTGGTGCTAGGCGTGCTTTACGAGAGCTATATCCACCCGATCACCATCCTCTCCGGCCTGCCGGCCGCCGGTTTCGGGGCGTTGATCACCCTGATGCTGTTCAAGTGCGATCTGAATATCTATGGTTTTGTCGGGATCATCATGCTGATCGGCATCGTCAAAAAGAACGCCATCATGATGATCGACTTTGCCCTGGAGGCGGAGCGGGAGAGCGGCAAGCAACCGCTTGA